One Chitinophaga parva DNA segment encodes these proteins:
- a CDS encoding DUF5677 domain-containing protein, with product MNKIENKLINRELEPNIKSAYAYCSDRIDSLVDYSLGILKPELKITSNSLGDSGPIFIFRHILDLLDSISLLIRTGSSATPQLLLRALFESYVYLVYIAEKDTLRRQNAYVAFNSLENYIYDKKKGINTSDQRFIDATFLFSKQPYKEILENYENKNAEHWYSLFGGPTSFKKLLRYLKLEDLYYSKIYKDYSENVHGTNQSMRNLRPLPEGGIEFPPLRDYQYVGEIFGVAIMIACQSLTYFAEIRKLTNLGDILKVVNDYSNDYDFSD from the coding sequence ATGAATAAAATTGAGAACAAGTTAATCAATAGGGAACTAGAACCTAATATAAAGTCTGCATATGCATACTGTTCAGACAGAATTGATAGTCTTGTTGATTATAGCCTTGGAATTCTCAAACCAGAATTAAAAATAACCAGCAATTCACTAGGTGACTCTGGACCAATATTTATATTTAGGCATATACTTGACTTGTTAGATTCAATCTCATTGTTGATTAGAACAGGAAGTTCGGCCACCCCTCAATTACTTTTGCGTGCGCTTTTCGAATCATATGTCTACCTAGTATATATCGCGGAAAAAGACACATTACGAAGGCAAAATGCATATGTGGCATTTAATAGCCTTGAAAATTACATATATGATAAGAAGAAAGGTATTAATACATCAGATCAAAGATTTATCGATGCAACATTTCTTTTTTCAAAACAGCCATATAAAGAAATCCTTGAAAACTACGAGAACAAAAATGCTGAACATTGGTATTCCCTTTTTGGAGGACCTACTTCGTTTAAAAAGCTACTTAGATATTTGAAATTAGAGGACTTATATTATTCAAAAATATATAAAGACTACTCGGAAAATGTTCATGGAACAAATCAATCTATGAGAAATCTTAGACCACTTCCAGAAGGTGGGATAGAATTTCCCCCACTAAGAGATTACCAGTATGTCGGTGAAATATTTGGAGTTGCGATAATGATAGCTTGCCAATCCCTAACTTACTTTGCAGAAATACGCAAGCTCACTAATCTAGGTGACATCTTAAAGGTAGTCAATGACTACAGCAACGACTACGATTTCTCCGACTAG